The Pseudomonas aeruginosa genome includes the window CACGTGTTCGAGCATCTCCAGGCAGGTGACCACGTCGAATTGCCCGGGCATTTCCTCGGCCATCTGCTCGGCGGTGATCTGCCGGTAGTCGACGGCGACGCCGGATTCCAGCTGGTGCAGGCGCGCCACCGCGAGCGGCGCTTCGCCCATGTCGATGCCGGTGACGCTGGCGCCGCGCTGGGCCATGGCTTCGCTGAGGATGCCGCCGCCGCAACCGATGTCGAGCACCTTCTTGCCGGCCAGGCCGGCGCGCTCGTCGATCCAGTTGACGCGCAGCGGGTTGATGTCGTGGAGCGGCTTGAACTCGCTCTCGCGGTCCCACCAGCGATGGGCCAGTGCCTCGAATTTGGCGATCTC containing:
- the ubiG gene encoding bifunctional 2-polyprenyl-6-hydroxyphenol methylase/3-demethylubiquinol 3-O-methyltransferase UbiG, which encodes MSNVDHAEIAKFEALAHRWWDRESEFKPLHDINPLRVNWIDERAGLAGKKVLDIGCGGGILSEAMAQRGASVTGIDMGEAPLAVARLHQLESGVAVDYRQITAEQMAEEMPGQFDVVTCLEMLEHVPDPASVIRACHRLVKPGGQVFLSTINRNPKAYLFAVIGAEYILQLLPRGTHDFRKFIRPSELGAWSREAGLEVKDIIGLTYNPLTKHYKLANDVDVNYMVQTQREA